Proteins from one Terriglobales bacterium genomic window:
- a CDS encoding PilZ domain-containing protein: MATGLQNGSGGPDRRGCPRWRTALQVRYGEGDAQADGLGVDISETGIGFKGPQVWPVGATLELRFKPDSPVADWFRARAVVRNVVSDRMGAEFLGMGSADRMRILEMIYRDIALRRR, translated from the coding sequence ATGGCGACAGGACTCCAAAACGGAAGCGGCGGACCCGATCGCCGCGGCTGCCCGCGCTGGCGCACCGCTCTCCAGGTCCGCTACGGCGAGGGCGACGCCCAGGCCGACGGCCTGGGGGTGGACATCAGCGAGACCGGCATCGGCTTCAAAGGCCCGCAGGTGTGGCCGGTGGGCGCCACCCTGGAGCTGCGCTTCAAGCCTGATTCCCCCGTCGCCGACTGGTTCCGGGCGCGGGCGGTGGTGCGCAACGTGGTCTCCGACCGCATGGGCGCCGAGTTCCTGGGCATGGGCTCGGCCGACCGCATGCGCATCCTGGAGATGATCTACCGCGACATCGCCCTGCGCCGCCGCTAG